The sequence ATGATGCTATCGCGTTATGGGCTCCGCACCCGGTGGGATAACCGTATTGTTCTTTAATCTCGAATATTGCCTTACATGCCAGCCCTAATGTGGCGATGTCCATGACAACCGTGTCTACAAGTATGTTCGTTATCCCAGCGGCCTTAATTTTAGGTATCAGCGTCTCCAACAGCCTTATTCTCTCCCTGTAGGACATTATAGCTCTCGTAGAGTATGTGAGCGCTATAGCTGACCGTAAGCCAACCTCCTCAGCTTTCTCATATACTATTGGCTTGGTTTCAGGGTTAATGGAGTTTAAAATCAACCTGTCAATTATGCCGACCTCCCTAGCGGCCTCCAAGCCGCTCACGGCAGCATCCTCAGAAACATAGTCTACTAGCAGAGGCATCTTAGTGGCATCAGTGGCAAACTCGATATATCTTCTGGCGTTCTCCTTAGTCGAGCAGACAACGTCAAGCATTGCTGGAAGCCCAGTTTTATCTGAGATCTCCTCAAGCCTAGAGATCAGCGTCCTAGCGGCCTCCAGATCGAAGTCGCCGGACTTTTCATCTCGAACAATTTTATCCCCCTTATAAAACATGCTCCCAATCATAACCGTTGGATTCTCTCCGGGCTGGCCGCCAACTTTAATGCCAGATATCTCGAAAACCGTTTGCTCCCTACTAAACCTGAACATTGAAGACCACCAGCAATTCTAGAGATTACTCCGACCTGCTATTAAGCCTTTTCAGCGAGATATGCTTTTTAATACTTCTTAGCTCTCTGAATAATGTTAGAGGCTGCCCCGGAAATGGTAAAGGGTTTTTTAATCTGCATAGAGGGGCTTGACAAGAGCGGTAAGACAACCCAATCTCACTTGCTCGTTAAAGCCCTCAATAGTAGGGGTTTTAAGGCCGTTTATACGAGTGAGCCGAGCAAAGGCGAGATCGGCAAGTTTATAGAGAAATATGTTTTGAAGAGGCGTTGGCGCATACCTGTCTCCGTAGAAGCCCTCCTATTCGCCGCTGACAGAATAGATCATGTTGAGAGGGAGGTAAAGCCTATGCTTGATGAGGGGAAAATAGTTGTATCGGACAGATACGTTTACTCGTCACTAGCCTATCAGGGCGCCGCCGGGCTTGACATCAACTGGATAATGGAGATCAATAAGATGGTTCCGAAGCCAGACCTAGCGATCTATCTAGACGCCCCTATAGAGGTTGTTATGGAGAGAATAATGAAGAAACACAAAAGATCAGTTATGGAAACTTTCGAGACGCAGAGCAGGGTTAGGGAGATTTACATGAGCCTCGTTAGGAGGGGCGACCTCCTACTGATTGACGGGAACAGGCCGATAGAGGAAGTCTCCATGGATATTCAGAGACTAGTTTTCGATAAACTTAAATTATCTGAGAGATAAGTGGTCTGCCCGGCTACCCGCTAACATCTGTCTCATCAGTGAGAACTGGGCTTATATTCTCCACCAGAAACTCTATTATCTCTCTCGCCGATATACGTTGAGGCCCCTTCTCGTGAAAAACCCTTATCTTGAGATGTCTATTGCTAAAAATGAACCTCAGAAAATAGTAGTCGAATCGCAACGCTCTGCGTTTCCCATTCCTCCTAGCGCCCCGCATATAATATCTGATGATGCAGATGAAGTCGAGCATGCGGATCTCTCTTTCATTAATGGTCTTTAAGAGAAGGTTCAACGTGTCTGAGTTAATATAATGGAATATTAAGCCATCGGCAACCCCGAACTCGAAAATAACATCTATATCTGTCCCAACACTCCTAGACCATTGATCCTTCACGCTGCGCCCATTCAATTCATACATCATACACACTAGCGCTTTCTGGGCGTCGGGTACGGGAACATTGATCCCTA comes from Candidatus Bathyarchaeia archaeon and encodes:
- a CDS encoding tetrahydromethanopterin S-methyltransferase subunit H; translation: MFRFSREQTVFEISGIKVGGQPGENPTVMIGSMFYKGDKIVRDEKSGDFDLEAARTLISRLEEISDKTGLPAMLDVVCSTKENARRYIEFATDATKMPLLVDYVSEDAAVSGLEAAREVGIIDRLILNSINPETKPIVYEKAEEVGLRSAIALTYSTRAIMSYRERIRLLETLIPKIKAAGITNILVDTVVMDIATLGLACKAIFEIKEQYGYPTGCGAHNAIASWKSLKDKKDRVLSMVCSSIANGLPVAVGADFILYGPVSDAEYIFPAISLINAAYAQVLMEEGKRPKPNHPRFKISRL
- the tmk gene encoding dTMP kinase; amino-acid sequence: MVKGFLICIEGLDKSGKTTQSHLLVKALNSRGFKAVYTSEPSKGEIGKFIEKYVLKRRWRIPVSVEALLFAADRIDHVEREVKPMLDEGKIVVSDRYVYSSLAYQGAAGLDINWIMEINKMVPKPDLAIYLDAPIEVVMERIMKKHKRSVMETFETQSRVREIYMSLVRRGDLLLIDGNRPIEEVSMDIQRLVFDKLKLSER